A window of Candidatus Pantoea floridensis contains these coding sequences:
- the ugpB gene encoding sn-glycerol-3-phosphate ABC transporter substrate-binding protein UgpB — protein sequence MSAFTLRPRLMSVVLGLALSGNALAATEIPFWHSMEGELGKEVDSLAQRFNQAHPEYKIVPTYKGNYEQSLAAGIAAVRSGKAPALLQVYEVGTATMMASKAIVPVNEVFKNAGVQMDPQQFVPAVAGYYSDSKGQLISQPFNSSTPVLYYNKDAFKKAGLNPDQPPKTWQELAKDAEALRKAGLTCGYASGWQGWIQIENFSAWHALPVASKNNGFDGTDAVLEFNKPVQVRHIEMLEAMNKKGDFTYFGRKDESTAKFYNGDCGITTASSGSLADIKHYAKFNFGVGMMPYDETVPNAPQNAIIGGASLWVMKGKDANTYKGAAEFMKFLAQPEIAAEWHQKTGYLPITTAAYELTKQQGFYDKNPGADIATRQMLNKDPLPFTKGMRLGNMPQIRTIVDEELEGVWTGKQTPQAALDNAVKRGNELLRRFEQQVK from the coding sequence ATGTCCGCTTTTACGCTTCGTCCCCGCCTGATGAGTGTCGTGCTCGGTCTGGCGCTCAGCGGTAATGCGCTGGCTGCAACTGAGATCCCTTTCTGGCACTCAATGGAAGGCGAGTTAGGCAAAGAAGTTGATTCTCTGGCACAACGTTTTAACCAGGCTCATCCAGAATATAAAATCGTCCCGACTTACAAAGGTAACTATGAGCAAAGCCTGGCAGCGGGCATCGCCGCGGTGCGCTCGGGTAAAGCGCCCGCACTGCTGCAGGTGTATGAAGTCGGTACCGCGACCATGATGGCATCGAAAGCGATTGTGCCGGTCAATGAAGTATTTAAAAACGCTGGCGTGCAGATGGATCCGCAGCAGTTCGTACCAGCCGTTGCGGGTTACTACAGCGACAGCAAAGGCCAGCTGATTTCTCAGCCGTTCAACAGCTCCACGCCGGTGCTCTATTACAACAAAGACGCGTTCAAAAAAGCTGGCCTGAATCCGGATCAGCCACCGAAAACCTGGCAGGAGCTGGCAAAAGATGCCGAAGCGCTGCGTAAAGCGGGCCTGACCTGTGGTTACGCCAGCGGCTGGCAGGGTTGGATTCAGATTGAAAACTTCAGCGCCTGGCATGCGCTGCCGGTGGCCAGTAAAAATAACGGCTTTGACGGCACCGATGCGGTATTGGAATTCAATAAGCCCGTGCAGGTGCGCCACATCGAAATGCTGGAAGCGATGAACAAGAAGGGCGATTTCACCTACTTCGGTCGTAAGGATGAATCCACCGCCAAGTTTTACAACGGCGATTGCGGCATCACCACCGCCTCTTCCGGTTCGCTGGCCGACATCAAACACTACGCCAAATTTAACTTCGGCGTGGGCATGATGCCGTACGATGAAACCGTACCGAACGCCCCGCAGAACGCCATCATTGGTGGCGCGAGCCTGTGGGTGATGAAAGGCAAAGATGCCAACACCTACAAAGGCGCGGCGGAGTTTATGAAGTTCCTCGCACAGCCGGAAATTGCCGCTGAATGGCACCAGAAAACCGGTTATCTGCCGATCACCACCGCCGCCTATGAGCTGACTAAACAGCAGGGCTTCTACGACAAGAACCCAGGCGCAGACATCGCCACGCGTCAGATGCTGAACAAAGATCCGCTCCCGTTCACCAAAGGCATGCGTCTGGGCAATATGCCACAGATTCGTACCATCGTGGATGAAGAGCTGGAAGGCGTGTGGACCGGCAAACAGACACCACAAGCCGCGCTGGATAACGCGGTGAAACGCGGTAACGAACTGCTGCGCCGTTTTGAGCAGCAAGTGAAGTAA
- the livF gene encoding high-affinity branched-chain amino acid ABC transporter ATP-binding protein LivF: MANPILTLQNVSAHYGPIQALHNINLHINQGEIVTLIGANGAGKTTLLGTLCGEPRATSGNITFDGKEITDWQTAKIMREAIAIVPEGRRVFSRMTVEENLAMGGFFATRQQYQERIDRVYQLFSRLAERKAQRAGTMSGGEQQMLAIGRALMSQPRLLLLDEPSLGLAPIIIQQIFDTIEQLRKEGMTIFLVEQNANQALKLADRGYVLENGHVVLEDSGEALLSNEAVRSAYLGA; the protein is encoded by the coding sequence ATGGCAAACCCGATTTTAACCTTGCAGAATGTCAGCGCCCATTACGGCCCGATCCAGGCGCTGCACAACATTAATCTGCACATCAATCAGGGCGAGATCGTTACCCTGATCGGTGCCAACGGCGCGGGTAAAACCACGCTGCTCGGCACCTTGTGCGGTGAACCGCGCGCCACCAGCGGCAACATTACCTTTGATGGCAAAGAGATCACCGACTGGCAAACGGCGAAAATCATGCGTGAAGCGATCGCCATCGTGCCGGAAGGGCGTCGGGTGTTTTCGCGTATGACGGTAGAAGAGAACCTGGCGATGGGCGGCTTCTTCGCTACGCGGCAGCAGTATCAGGAACGTATCGATCGCGTCTATCAGCTGTTTTCACGCCTGGCAGAACGTAAAGCACAGCGCGCGGGCACCATGTCCGGCGGTGAGCAGCAGATGCTGGCCATTGGCCGTGCGCTGATGAGCCAGCCGCGTTTGCTGCTGCTGGATGAACCGTCGCTGGGACTCGCCCCGATTATCATTCAGCAGATCTTTGACACCATTGAGCAACTGCGCAAAGAGGGCATGACCATCTTCCTCGTCGAGCAGAACGCCAATCAGGCGCTGAAGCTGGCGGATCGCGGTTATGTGCTGGAGAATGGCCACGTGGTGCTTGAAGACAGCGGCGAAGCGCTGCTATCCAATGAAGCCGTGCGGAGTGCTTATTTAGGCGCATAA
- the livG gene encoding high-affinity branched-chain amino acid ABC transporter ATP-binding protein LivG translates to MSQPLLAVEGLMMRFGGLLAVNNVALELHPQEIVSLIGPNGAGKTTVFNCLTGFYKPTGGTIKLRDQQLQGLPGQKIARMGIVRTFQHVRLFREMTVIENLLVAQHQHLKSGVFSGLFKTPAFRRGESDALDRAATWLDRIGLLDLANRQAGNLAYGQQRRLEIARCMVTRPEILMLDEPAAGLNPRETHELDELIAELRGEHKVSVLLIEHDMKLVMGISDRIYVVNQGTPLANGTPEEVRNNPDVIRAYLGEA, encoded by the coding sequence ATGAGTCAGCCTTTATTAGCCGTTGAAGGCCTGATGATGCGCTTCGGCGGCCTGTTAGCCGTCAACAATGTGGCGCTTGAGCTGCATCCACAGGAAATCGTTTCGTTGATTGGCCCGAACGGCGCCGGTAAAACCACGGTGTTCAACTGCCTGACCGGTTTCTATAAACCAACCGGCGGCACCATCAAACTGCGCGATCAGCAGCTGCAGGGTTTGCCGGGCCAGAAGATTGCGCGTATGGGCATTGTGCGCACCTTCCAGCACGTGCGCCTGTTCCGCGAAATGACGGTGATTGAAAACCTGCTGGTGGCACAGCATCAGCACCTCAAAAGCGGCGTGTTCTCCGGTTTATTCAAAACCCCGGCTTTCCGTCGCGGTGAGAGCGACGCGCTGGATCGCGCGGCCACCTGGCTGGATCGCATCGGCTTGCTGGATCTCGCCAACCGCCAGGCGGGCAACCTCGCTTATGGCCAGCAGCGTCGTCTGGAAATTGCGCGCTGCATGGTAACGCGTCCGGAAATTCTGATGCTGGATGAACCGGCTGCCGGGCTTAACCCGCGTGAAACCCATGAGTTGGATGAGCTGATCGCCGAGCTGCGCGGTGAGCACAAGGTTTCCGTACTGCTAATTGAACACGATATGAAGCTGGTGATGGGCATTTCTGACCGCATTTACGTAGTGAATCAGGGAACGCCGCTGGCCAACGGTACGCCGGAAGAAGTGCGTAACAATCCGGATGTGATCCGTGCTTATTTAGGTGAGGCGTAA
- a CDS encoding high-affinity branched-chain amino acid ABC transporter permease LivM: MKRLGLVNAVISTVMLLVLATFFMGVRLDLDGTKLVVANAGAVRWNWIFIGCAVVFVFQLLRPLAQGKFKRSGKGFVLPGFDGSTPKQKLLMALVIAAAVIWPFLVSRGSVDIATLTLIYVMLGLGLNVVVGLSGLLVLGYGGFYAIGAYTFALLNHYYGFGFWESLPLAGLVAGAFGLLLGFPVLRLRGDYLAIVTLGFGEIVRILLLNNTAITGGPNGIAQIPKPSLFGLEFGRRVSEGGWSTFHEFFGLKYDPSDRVIFLYLVALLLVVLTLFVINRLLRMPLGRAWEALREDEIACRSLGLSPTRIKLTAFTISAVFAGFAGTLFAARQGFVSPESFTFVESAFVLAIVVLGGMGSQLAVILAAILLVVSRELMRDLNEYSMLVLGGLMVLMMIWRPQGLLPMKRPHLKMKSSKQGEQA; the protein is encoded by the coding sequence ATGAAACGCCTCGGTTTGGTCAACGCCGTGATCTCCACGGTGATGTTGTTGGTGCTCGCCACCTTTTTCATGGGCGTACGCCTCGATTTGGATGGCACCAAACTGGTGGTCGCCAATGCGGGCGCGGTACGCTGGAACTGGATCTTCATTGGCTGTGCGGTAGTGTTTGTCTTCCAGCTGCTGCGTCCGCTGGCGCAGGGCAAATTCAAACGCAGCGGCAAAGGGTTTGTCCTGCCAGGTTTTGATGGCTCAACGCCGAAGCAGAAATTGCTGATGGCGCTGGTGATCGCGGCGGCGGTGATTTGGCCGTTTCTGGTGTCGCGCGGCAGTGTGGATATCGCCACGCTGACGCTGATCTACGTGATGCTCGGCCTCGGTCTGAACGTGGTGGTGGGATTATCAGGATTGCTGGTGCTGGGCTACGGCGGTTTCTACGCCATCGGCGCTTACACCTTTGCCTTGCTCAACCACTATTACGGCTTTGGTTTCTGGGAAAGCCTGCCGCTGGCCGGTTTGGTGGCGGGCGCCTTTGGTTTGCTGCTCGGCTTCCCGGTGCTGCGCCTTCGCGGGGACTATCTGGCGATTGTGACGCTCGGCTTCGGCGAAATCGTACGCATTCTGCTGCTGAATAACACGGCGATCACCGGCGGCCCGAACGGTATCGCGCAGATTCCCAAGCCCAGCCTGTTTGGTCTGGAGTTTGGCCGCCGGGTCAGCGAAGGCGGCTGGAGCACCTTCCATGAGTTCTTTGGCCTGAAATACGATCCCAGCGACCGTGTAATTTTCCTCTATCTGGTGGCGCTGCTGCTGGTGGTGCTGACGCTATTCGTTATCAACCGCTTGCTGCGCATGCCGCTGGGCCGCGCGTGGGAAGCGCTGCGTGAAGATGAGATCGCCTGCCGTTCGCTTGGTCTGAGCCCAACGCGCATCAAACTGACCGCCTTCACCATCAGCGCCGTGTTTGCGGGCTTTGCGGGTACGCTGTTCGCCGCACGTCAGGGTTTCGTCAGCCCGGAATCCTTCACCTTCGTCGAATCGGCTTTTGTGCTGGCGATTGTGGTGCTGGGCGGCATGGGCTCGCAGCTGGCGGTGATCCTCGCAGCCATTCTGCTGGTGGTTTCGCGCGAGCTGATGCGTGATTTGAACGAATACAGCATGCTGGTGCTCGGTGGTTTGATGGTGCTGATGATGATCTGGCGTCCACAAGGTCTGCTACCAATGAAGCGTCCGCATCTGAAGATGAAAAGCAGTAAACAAGGAGAGCAGGCATGA
- the livH gene encoding high-affinity branched-chain amino acid ABC transporter permease LivH yields MSEQFLYFIQQMFNGVTLGSTYALIAIGYTMVYGIIGMINFAHGEVYMIGSYVSFIVIAALMMMGIDTSWLMIAAGFVMAVIISSAYGWSIERVAYKPVRSSKRLIALISAIGMSIFLQNYVSLTQGSRDLALPSLITGQWTLGESNGFAATLSTMQLVIWIVTFLSMLALTLFIRYSRMGRACRACAEDLKMASLLGINTDRVISLTFVIGAAMAAVAGVLLGQFYGSINPFIGFMAGMKAFTAAVLGGIGSIPGAMIGGLVLGIAEALTSAYLSTEYKDVVSFALLIVVLLVMPTGILGRPEVEKV; encoded by the coding sequence ATGTCCGAGCAGTTTCTCTATTTCATTCAGCAGATGTTCAACGGGGTTACCCTCGGGAGCACCTACGCGCTGATCGCCATTGGTTACACCATGGTTTACGGCATTATCGGCATGATCAACTTCGCCCATGGCGAGGTGTACATGATCGGTAGCTATGTCTCCTTTATCGTGATTGCCGCCCTGATGATGATGGGCATTGATACTTCGTGGCTGATGATTGCCGCCGGTTTCGTGATGGCGGTGATCATCTCCAGCGCCTACGGCTGGAGCATCGAGCGCGTGGCGTATAAGCCGGTGCGATCGTCGAAGCGCCTGATCGCGCTAATCTCCGCCATCGGTATGTCGATCTTCCTGCAGAACTACGTCAGCCTGACGCAGGGTTCGCGCGATCTCGCGCTGCCAAGCCTGATCACCGGCCAATGGACGCTGGGTGAGAGCAACGGCTTTGCCGCCACGCTCTCCACCATGCAGCTGGTGATTTGGATTGTCACCTTCCTGTCGATGCTGGCGCTGACGCTGTTCATCCGCTATTCGCGCATGGGACGCGCCTGTCGCGCCTGTGCAGAAGACCTGAAAATGGCCAGCCTGCTGGGCATCAACACCGACCGCGTTATTTCACTCACCTTTGTGATTGGTGCGGCGATGGCGGCGGTGGCGGGCGTGTTGCTCGGTCAATTCTACGGCTCCATCAACCCGTTCATTGGCTTTATGGCTGGGATGAAAGCCTTCACTGCCGCGGTATTAGGCGGCATCGGCAGCATTCCTGGCGCGATGATTGGTGGCCTGGTGCTGGGCATTGCCGAAGCGCTGACCTCGGCCTATCTGTCGACCGAATATAAAGACGTGGTCTCCTTCGCGCTGCTGATTGTGGTGCTGCTGGTGATGCCAACCGGGATTCTTGGCCGTCCGGAGGTAGAGAAGGTATGA
- a CDS encoding branched-chain amino acid ABC transporter substrate-binding protein translates to MKMSKGRALLAGCVALAMSHAALAKDIKIAIVGASTGPVAQYGDMQFTGAAQAIKDINAKGGVNGDKLVGVEYDDACDPKQAVAVANKVVNDGIKYVIGHLCSSSTQPASDIYNDEGVLMITPAATAPELTARGYADVLRTTGLDSDQGPTAATYILDHIKPKRIAVVHDKQQYGQGLAESVQKTLKAKGGNVVLFEGITAGDKDFSTLIARLKKENVDFVYYGGYYPELGQILRQAKSAGLNAGFMGPEGVGNASLSNIAGDASEGLFVTLPKRYDQLPENKAIVDAIKANTASNRKDPTGPFVWTTYAAIQSLVAGIERSKSDEPDAIAKNLKEGAAVPTVMGNLNWDEKGDLKGFEFGVFKWHKDGSSTAVK, encoded by the coding sequence ATGAAAATGAGTAAAGGACGCGCATTATTGGCGGGCTGCGTCGCCCTGGCGATGAGCCACGCGGCACTGGCGAAAGACATCAAAATTGCCATCGTCGGCGCATCAACCGGTCCGGTCGCGCAGTACGGTGACATGCAGTTTACCGGTGCAGCGCAAGCCATTAAGGACATCAACGCCAAAGGCGGCGTAAACGGTGACAAACTGGTTGGCGTGGAATATGACGACGCCTGTGACCCAAAACAAGCGGTTGCGGTTGCCAACAAAGTGGTTAACGACGGCATTAAATACGTTATCGGCCATCTGTGCTCTTCTTCTACTCAACCTGCTTCAGACATCTATAACGACGAAGGCGTGCTGATGATTACCCCAGCCGCTACCGCACCCGAGCTGACTGCGCGTGGCTATGCTGACGTGCTGCGCACCACCGGCCTGGATTCCGATCAGGGCCCAACGGCGGCAACCTACATTCTCGATCACATCAAACCAAAGCGTATCGCTGTGGTGCATGACAAGCAGCAGTATGGTCAGGGCCTGGCGGAATCCGTACAGAAAACCCTGAAAGCCAAAGGCGGCAACGTGGTGCTGTTCGAAGGTATCACCGCCGGGGATAAAGACTTCTCCACGCTGATTGCGCGCCTGAAGAAAGAGAACGTGGATTTCGTTTACTACGGCGGCTACTACCCAGAGCTGGGCCAGATTCTGCGTCAGGCAAAATCGGCTGGCCTGAATGCCGGCTTCATGGGCCCAGAAGGCGTGGGCAACGCTTCATTGTCAAACATCGCGGGTGATGCATCGGAAGGCCTGTTTGTTACCCTGCCGAAGCGCTATGACCAGCTGCCAGAGAACAAGGCAATTGTGGATGCGATTAAAGCCAACACCGCGTCTAACCGCAAAGATCCCACCGGTCCGTTTGTCTGGACCACCTACGCCGCAATTCAGTCGCTGGTGGCGGGGATTGAACGCAGCAAGAGCGATGAGCCTGATGCGATTGCCAAGAACCTGAAAGAGGGCGCCGCCGTTCCAACCGTGATGGGCAACCTGAATTGGGATGAGAAAGGCGATCTGAAGGGCTTCGAATTTGGTGTCTTCAAATGGCACAAAGACGGCTCTTCTACTGCAGTTAAGTAA
- the panM gene encoding aspartate 1-decarboxylase autocleavage activator PanM yields MKLTIQRLASLTAQDRIDLAKVWPEMDIVQLEAQLSETQRLYAARFNDRLLAALQLSISGTQGKIFNLNVREVTRRRGVGQYLLVETIAQNGALTDWWIADDGDADRGVRAAFMQACGFRAQADGWVK; encoded by the coding sequence ATGAAGCTGACAATCCAGCGCTTAGCATCGTTAACCGCACAGGATCGCATCGATTTAGCTAAAGTCTGGCCAGAAATGGATATTGTGCAACTGGAAGCACAACTCAGCGAAACACAGCGGCTGTATGCCGCGCGTTTCAACGATCGGCTGCTGGCCGCATTACAACTCAGTATTAGCGGCACGCAGGGAAAAATTTTTAATCTCAACGTACGCGAAGTGACACGCCGCCGTGGCGTAGGTCAATATTTGCTGGTAGAGACAATTGCGCAGAATGGTGCGCTGACGGATTGGTGGATTGCCGATGATGGCGACGCCGATCGGGGCGTGCGGGCAGCCTTTATGCAGGCATGTGGTTTTCGCGCGCAGGCTGATGGTTGGGTGAAATAA
- the rpoH gene encoding RNA polymerase sigma factor RpoH produces the protein MTKEMQTLAIAPLGNLESYVRAANNWPVLTAEEEKALAERLHYQGDLDAAKTLILSHLRFVVHIARNYSGYGLPQADLIQEGNIGLMKAVRRFNPEVGVRLVSFAVHWIKAEIHEYVLRNWRIVKVATTKAQRKLFFNLRKSKQRLGWFNQDEVEMVARELGVSSKDVLEMESRMAAQDMTFDMSSDDEAGEGKAMAPVLYLQDKTSDFADGIEEDNWDAHAADKLSDAMLSLDERSQDIIRARWLDDDNKTTLQELADKYGVSAERVRQLEKNAMKKLRVAIEA, from the coding sequence ATGACCAAAGAAATGCAAACTTTAGCGATTGCTCCTCTGGGTAACCTGGAATCTTACGTCCGGGCTGCCAACAACTGGCCGGTGCTGACGGCAGAAGAGGAAAAAGCATTGGCTGAGCGGCTGCATTACCAGGGCGATCTGGATGCGGCTAAAACGCTGATCCTGTCTCACCTGCGCTTTGTTGTTCATATTGCTCGTAACTACTCCGGTTACGGCTTGCCACAGGCGGACTTGATTCAGGAAGGTAACATCGGCCTGATGAAGGCGGTGCGTCGCTTCAATCCTGAAGTCGGTGTACGTCTGGTGTCGTTTGCCGTGCACTGGATTAAAGCAGAGATTCACGAATACGTGCTGCGTAACTGGCGTATCGTGAAAGTCGCGACCACCAAAGCTCAGCGTAAGCTGTTCTTTAACCTGCGTAAAAGCAAACAGCGTCTCGGTTGGTTCAACCAGGACGAAGTGGAAATGGTTGCGCGCGAGCTGGGCGTGAGCAGCAAAGATGTGCTGGAAATGGAATCGCGCATGGCCGCGCAGGATATGACCTTCGACATGTCGTCTGATGACGAAGCGGGCGAAGGCAAAGCGATGGCGCCAGTGCTGTATCTGCAGGATAAAACCTCTGACTTTGCCGATGGCATTGAAGAAGATAACTGGGATGCACACGCTGCGGACAAGCTGAGCGATGCAATGCTGAGCCTCGACGAACGCAGCCAGGATATCATCCGCGCCCGTTGGCTGGATGATGATAACAAGACCACGCTGCAGGAGCTGGCCGATAAATACGGTGTTTCTGCGGAACGCGTGCGTCAGCTGGAAAAGAACGCCATGAAGAAACTGCGTGTGGCGATTGAAGCCTGA